One segment of Anatilimnocola aggregata DNA contains the following:
- a CDS encoding aldehyde dehydrogenase family protein: MLNIPVLRWGEPYESLEVDEIKHFYTGEPVAKVSQANGGIVKRDMNKAWKCRDILRQFPIADIISKLRVAADLYETGTLPMGDGTQSPDDFVRQQSSTTGLPESLCKANITKNSFVLRNMDKIMDCLTRGLDLNILTKGWGMEHRNVIVSYQCQAPVLGAVLPSNSPGVHTLWLPVIPLQVGLALKPGSQEPWTVYRIVSAFTQAGIPKEVFGVYPGGHDAGGALLEALDRSMIFGSAQTVEKYKGNHRVQAHGPGFSKIILGDDEVDNWEQHIDIMAESIATNSGRGCINASGVWAPRHTEEIAAALAKKLGPIEVKPPQDPEAKLAAFTVPGQGKGVWSMIEADLKESGVKDMTSQYGERLVERELCSYLRPVIAHSTSPDTAIAKKEYMFPFATVVKCAEDQLLKKMGYTLVCTAITKNEKLIGQLSDATFIDRLNIGPIPTTRLNWLQPHEGSIIDFLYRSRAYQVAGV, encoded by the coding sequence ATGCTGAATATCCCCGTACTCCGCTGGGGTGAACCTTACGAATCGCTGGAAGTGGACGAGATCAAGCACTTCTATACTGGCGAGCCCGTGGCTAAGGTCAGTCAGGCCAATGGCGGCATCGTCAAGCGCGATATGAACAAGGCTTGGAAGTGCCGGGATATCCTCCGGCAATTCCCGATCGCCGATATCATCTCCAAGCTCCGCGTGGCTGCCGATCTGTACGAGACCGGCACGCTGCCCATGGGTGACGGCACGCAATCGCCCGACGACTTCGTCCGCCAGCAATCGTCGACCACGGGGCTGCCCGAGTCGCTCTGCAAGGCGAACATCACGAAGAACAGCTTCGTGCTGCGGAACATGGACAAGATCATGGACTGCCTGACGCGCGGTCTCGATCTGAACATCCTCACCAAAGGCTGGGGGATGGAGCACCGGAACGTGATCGTCAGCTATCAGTGCCAGGCTCCGGTGCTGGGCGCGGTGCTGCCGTCGAATTCGCCCGGTGTGCATACGCTCTGGCTGCCGGTGATTCCGCTACAAGTGGGCCTGGCGCTCAAGCCCGGTTCGCAAGAGCCTTGGACCGTCTATCGCATCGTCTCGGCCTTTACGCAGGCTGGCATTCCGAAGGAAGTCTTCGGCGTCTATCCCGGCGGCCACGATGCGGGCGGCGCTCTGCTCGAAGCCCTCGACCGCTCCATGATCTTCGGCAGCGCGCAAACCGTCGAGAAGTACAAGGGGAATCACCGCGTCCAAGCACACGGGCCCGGTTTCTCGAAGATCATCCTCGGCGACGACGAAGTCGATAACTGGGAACAACACATTGACATCATGGCCGAGAGCATCGCCACCAACAGCGGCCGCGGTTGCATCAATGCCTCCGGTGTGTGGGCTCCGCGCCATACGGAAGAAATCGCTGCTGCCCTGGCCAAAAAGCTCGGCCCGATCGAAGTAAAGCCGCCGCAAGATCCCGAAGCCAAGCTGGCGGCGTTCACCGTCCCCGGCCAAGGGAAGGGCGTGTGGAGCATGATCGAAGCCGACCTGAAGGAAAGCGGCGTCAAAGACATGACGAGCCAATACGGCGAACGGCTCGTCGAACGCGAACTGTGCTCGTATCTTCGCCCGGTGATCGCCCACTCGACTTCGCCGGACACAGCGATCGCGAAGAAGGAATACATGTTCCCGTTCGCGACCGTGGTGAAGTGCGCGGAAGATCAACTGCTGAAGAAGATGGGCTACACGCTTGTCTGCACGGCGATCACCAAGAACGAAAAACTGATTGGCCAACTGAGTGATGCCACGTTCATCGACCGGTTGAACATCGGGCCAATCCCCACCACGCGGCTCAACTGGCTGCAGCCTCACGAGGGAAGTATTATCGACTTCCTCTACCGTTCGCGCGCTTATCAGGTTGCAGGAGTTTAG
- a CDS encoding iron-containing alcohol dehydrogenase has translation MTAFDFQPRTRIVYGPDKIETLGELASELGGRRALVVSDPGVITAGHAARGIASLVKAGIEAQLFGAVHENPNTDDVEAGVKFARRHDIQLLVGLGGGSSMDCAKGINFVLTNGGEVKDYWGVGKALKPMLPMIAVPTTAGTGSETQSFALISDAKTHVKMACGDKKAACRVAILDPKLTVTQPPRVTALTGIDAISHALETFVCTKRNAASLAFSREAWRLLAGNFAQVLREPTDVEARGAMLLGASFAGIAIENSMLGAAHALANPLTTHFDVPHGQAVGLMLPHVIRFNGEEFEGWYLDLLSTMPANGTGPVPETVDELAHFVAALTLKAGLKTKLEELHVDYDKLPQLAAEAATQWTGSFNPRKVGADELLALYQQAF, from the coding sequence ATGACCGCATTCGACTTTCAACCTCGCACGCGGATCGTCTATGGTCCTGACAAGATCGAGACGCTCGGGGAATTGGCCTCGGAACTCGGTGGTCGGCGGGCGCTGGTGGTGAGTGATCCTGGTGTGATCACTGCCGGGCATGCAGCGCGAGGAATTGCCTCGCTGGTGAAAGCGGGAATCGAAGCGCAGTTGTTTGGCGCGGTTCACGAGAACCCCAACACCGACGATGTCGAAGCGGGCGTGAAGTTCGCGCGGCGGCACGATATCCAACTGCTTGTTGGTCTGGGTGGCGGCAGTTCAATGGACTGCGCGAAGGGGATCAACTTCGTCCTGACGAACGGCGGTGAAGTGAAAGACTACTGGGGCGTCGGCAAAGCGCTCAAGCCGATGCTGCCGATGATCGCCGTGCCGACGACCGCCGGAACCGGCAGCGAGACGCAATCATTCGCCCTTATCAGCGATGCCAAGACGCACGTGAAGATGGCCTGCGGCGATAAAAAAGCAGCGTGCCGCGTCGCGATTCTCGACCCCAAACTCACCGTTACTCAGCCCCCGCGTGTCACGGCGCTCACCGGAATTGATGCCATTTCGCACGCGCTTGAGACCTTCGTTTGTACTAAGCGCAACGCAGCTTCGCTGGCCTTCAGCCGAGAAGCGTGGCGATTGTTGGCCGGCAACTTTGCGCAGGTGCTGCGCGAGCCGACCGATGTCGAGGCCCGCGGAGCCATGTTGCTCGGCGCGAGTTTCGCGGGGATTGCCATTGAGAACAGCATGCTCGGTGCCGCACATGCCTTGGCGAATCCGCTGACGACGCACTTTGACGTGCCGCATGGCCAGGCGGTGGGTCTGATGCTGCCGCACGTCATTCGCTTCAATGGTGAAGAGTTCGAGGGCTGGTATCTCGACCTCCTCAGCACGATGCCCGCCAACGGCACGGGGCCTGTTCCGGAGACGGTCGATGAACTGGCCCACTTCGTTGCTGCACTGACCTTGAAGGCTGGCCTGAAGACCAAGCTGGAGGAGTTGCACGTCGATTACGACAAATTGCCGCAGCTGGCGGCCGAAGCGGCGACCCAATGGACGGGCTCGTTTAACCCGCGAAAGGTGGGTGCGGACGAACTTTTGGCCCTTTATCAGCAGGCCTTCTGA